Proteins encoded by one window of Vitis vinifera cultivar Pinot Noir 40024 chromosome 10, ASM3070453v1:
- the LOC100249697 gene encoding protein SCAR3 isoform X1: MPLVRVEVRNEYGLGLHELYGDANREDPKAVLDGVAVAGLVGILRQLGDLAEFAAEVFHGLQEQVTTTASRSHKLLVRVQQIEAALPLLEKSILAQRSHIHFAYTAGSNWHASIPNEQNHFIYHDLPRFIMDSYEECRDPPRLHLLDKFDTGGLGSCLKRYSDPTFFRRASVGSDEANAEKAQRDKARKIKKKRSLQRNGELSRSASISNRSGRVQYTSANVRGQTSPSRTVSTVDMALKSDLGDHSNSFDSRTGSGYIECVFHLSSPIQPEEQQPKGSSSGLKMQSHDTFDSASPDGQTKLLENGFPHNSPQKQTGCSSSCVTWDEKTEIVEPKGQESDGDEASEMLPTICNLETQERAPVSIRNVDEMDILLVDDPVSIRNVDEMDILLVDENSPKSISGGNQIDEIESETDNYMDALNTIDSESENDFDCQTKREVEQYSSHFNNEGTEDRDNKTLGSEHHPSDLESCTASHSSSNQGMSLNSPNSVPSVCLVHEQPTLIAGKSPPSESSPVIEASADFLDGSKRESVISNLSSSTSPISNSQGPTDDKVRSSFCESQESSADVSSVHSVKFWTNGGLLGLEPSKPPDFSVSNAVNPDSRPSTCSVMQTGDPRSGKLDRLVENSVCIEKDLASKCSTSRPGDQEDGVSIKRKSWGFSSAGLDTKPEKLSDSHQSARFGHAHEQGLNVAGPVTPRTELPVVPDETGSIETNKENNENSSRGFGLGHALLINGFQRNVSLVQDEKSEPASSAKSSAFEETSGHQSVSYQTYPETDFKKQFGRESPINSLSSSPPLEQMKISFHPINGFETSKLKLKFPDGSHCNESIRDMFPSFQLVPDPATPLHDIDFDSDDDTFCRSSPCMSDDCLSHHSESNSEQWECGETLINKDHELYDALCRISSTESVSSSQELEGVAHGTIRADSGHIANGVEPSQSGLLLDLPSFDAVNPLLKQEIKDDSDPRVLLEVQYPKESMPPPPPLPPLQWRALKPDSDMAEEKQYVISEALDHLFDLKLLESTDSQHSEPVLARQQQNVEANACKPKSNVIEKQDRQKSNGQKEVNEAANGKKMDEREDFLEQIRTKSFSLRRTATPRLTVMPTPATNVSVTAILEKANAIRQVIYMCSFFMFSIFSFPFSCYALHRSVFQLKIFVRLLEVMMEKTMITGVTLDFLWM; the protein is encoded by the exons ATGCCGTTGGTGAGGGTTGAGGTTAGAAACGAGTACGGATTGGGATTGCATGAACTGTACGGCGATGCGAATAGAGAAGATCCGAAGGCCGTTCTTGACGGCGTTGCTGTCGCCGGTCTTGTCGGGATCTTGCGTCAGCTAGGCGATCTCGCCGa ATTTGCTGCAGAGGTTTTTCATGGCTTACAGGAGCAAGTGACAACTACAGCTTCTAGAAGTCATAAATTGTTGGTTCGTGTACAACAAATTGAAGCTGCACTCCCTCTACTTGAGAAGTCCATACTGGCCCAAAGAAGCCACATACATTTTGCTTACACTGCTG GTTCCAACTGGCATGCCAGTAttccaaatgaacaaaatcATTTCATCTACCATGACTTGCCACGATTTATCATGGATTCCTATGAAGAATGTCGTGATCCTCCACGTTTGCACTTGCTGGACAA ATTTGATACTGGTGGCCTGGGATCCTGCTTAAAGCGATATTCAGATCCAACCTTCTTTAGGAGAGCCTCAGTTGGCTCTGATGAAGCAAATGCTGAAAAGGCCCAAAGAGATAAGGCTCGCAAAATAAAG AAGAAAAGATCATTGCAGAGGAATGGAGAATTATCTCGCAGTGCATCAATTTCGAATCGCAGTGGCAG AGTGCAATATACTTCTGCAAATGTTCGTGGGCAAACTTCTCCCTCTCGAACTGTCTCCACAGTTGACATGGCATTGAAATCTGATCTCGGAGACCATTCAAATTCTTTTGATTCAAGAACTGGGTCAGGCTATATAGAATGTGTTTTCCATCTAAGCTCCCCCATTCAACCTGAAGAACAGCAACCTAAGGGATCATCCTCTGGTTTGAAGATGCAGAGTCACGATACCTTTGATTCAGCCTCACCAGATGGACAGACCAAACTTCTAGAAAATGGTTTTCCACACAATTCACCACAGAAGCAAACTGGCTGTAGTTCATCTTGTGTTACCTGGGATGAAAAGACAGAAATAGTGGAGCCTAAGGGTCAGGAGTCTGATGGGGATGAGGCTTCAGAGATGCTCCCAACAATCTGTAACCTTGAAACACAGGAGAGGGCCCCTGTTAGCATTAGAAATGTTGACGAAATGGACATACTACTTGTTGATGACCCTGTTAGCATTAGAAATGTTGACGAAATGGACATACTGCTTGTTGATGAAAATTCTCCTAAATCAATCTCGGGAGGGAACCAGATTGATGAAATAGAAAGTGAAACAGATAATTACATGGACGCGCTTAACACCATTGATTCAGAATctgaaaatgattttgattgCCAAACGAAACGAGAAGTGGAGCAATACTCCTCCCACTTTAATAATGAAGGAACAGAAGATAGAGATAATAAGACGCTTGGGTCAGAACATCATCCATCTGATCTTGAATCTTGCACCGCATCCCACAGTTCCTCAAACCAAGGCATGTCCTTGAATTCACCCAATTCAGTTCCTTCAGTGTGTTTGGTCCATGAACAGCCAACACTAATAGCTGGCAAATCTCCTCCTTCTGAGAGCTCACCAGTCATTGAGGCAAGTGCTGATTTTCTTGATGGTTCAAAAAGGGAGTCTGTCATTAGCAATCTGTCATCCTCCACATCCCCAATTTCTAATTCTCAGGGGCCAACAGATGATAAGGTCAGAAGCAGTTTTTGTGAGTCTCAAGAATCTTCTGCTGATGTTTCCAGTGTTCATTCGGTTAAGTTTTGGACAAATGGTGGCCTGTTAGGTCTTGAGCCCTCAAAACCTCCAGACTTCAGTGTGTCAAATGCTGTAAATCCGGATTCTCGTCCTTCAACTTGCTCTGTTATGCAGACTGGTGATCCACGATCAGGGAAACTTGATAGGTTGGTTGAGAACTCTGTATGTATTGAAAAGGATCTGGCTTCTAAATGCTCTACATCACGCCCTGGTGATCAAGAAGATGGTGTCTCCATAAAGAGGAAATCTTGGGGATTTTCATCGGCTGGTTTAGATACCAAACCTGAAAAACTTAGTGATTCTCATCAGAGTGCTAGGTTTGGTCATGCCCATGAGCAGGGTTTGAATGTTGCTGGTCCTGTGACACCTAGAACTGAACTGCCAGTTGTCCCAGATGAAACCGGATCTATTGAAACCAATAAAGAGAACAATGAAAACTCATCTAGAGGGTTTGGACTTGGTCACGCATTACTCATAAATGGATTTCAAAGAAATGTATCCCTTGTCCAGGATGAAAAATCTGAACCAGCTAGCTCTGCAAAAAGTAGTGCATTTGAGGAGACAAGTGGGCACCAAAGTGTTTCATATCAAACTTATCCTGAGACTGACTTCAAAAAGCAGTTTGGCCGTGAATCTCCAATAAATTCACTTTCTTCTTCACCACCCCTTGAACAGATGAAAATATCTTTCCACCCCATAAATGGCTTCGAGACTTCCAAATTGAAACTTAAATTTCCTGATGGTAGTCACTGTAATGAAAGCATCAGAGATATGTTTCCTTCATTTCAATTGGTTCCAGATCCTGCTACTCCTTTGCATGACATTGATTTCGACTCTGATGATGACACGTTCTGTCGGTCATCTCCTTGTATGTCTGATGATTGTCTTAGCCATCACTCTGAGTCAAACTCTGAGCAGTGGGAATGTGGTGAAACTCTGATAAACAAGGATCACGAGCTATATGATGCCTTATGCAGGATCTCATCAACAGAATCTGTTTCAAGTTCTCAGGAGCTTGAGGGAGTAGCCCATGGAACCATTCGTGCAGACTCTGGACACATTGCAAATGGTGTGGAACCTTCTCAGTCTGGTCTTTTACTTGATCTTCCAAGTTTTGATGCTGTGAATCCTTTActtaaacaagaaataaaagatGATTCTGATCCAAGAGTTTTGCTGGAAGTACAATATCCTAAGGAGTCTATGCCACCGCCACCACCTCTGCCGCCACTTCAATGGCGAGCTTTGAAACCTGACTCAGATATGgcagaagaaaaacaatatgtCATATCAGAAGCTTTAGATCATTTGTTTGATCTGAAGCTCTTGGAATCTACGGATTCCCAGCACAGTGAACCAGTCCTAGCTAGGCAACAACAAAATGTGGAGGCCAATGCATGTAAACCAAAAAGCAATGTGATTGAG AAGCAGGACAGGCAGAAGTCAAATGGGCAGAAAGAAGTGAATGAGGCTGCAAATGGCAAGAAGATGGAtgaaagggaagatttccttgaGCAAATCAGAACAAAA TCGTTTAGCCTGCGACGCACAGCGACTCCAAGGCTGACGGTTATGCCAACACCCGCTACTAATGTCTCAGTCACGGCAATTCTGGAAAAGGCAAATGCAATCCGCCAGGTTATCTACATGTGCTCTTTCTTtatgttttccattttctctttcccATTCTCTTGTTATGCTCTCCACCGATCAGTTTTCCAACTGAAAATTTTTGTCAGGCTGTTGGAAGTGATGATGGAGAAGACGATGATAACTGGAGTGACACTTGATTTTCTCTGGATGTGA
- the LOC100249697 gene encoding protein SCAR3 isoform X2 — MPLVRVEVRNEYGLGLHELYGDANREDPKAVLDGVAVAGLVGILRQLGDLAEFAAEVFHGLQEQVTTTASRSHKLLVRVQQIEAALPLLEKSILAQRSHIHFAYTAGSNWHASIPNEQNHFIYHDLPRFIMDSYEECRDPPRLHLLDKFDTGGLGSCLKRYSDPTFFRRASVGSDEANAEKAQRDKARKIKKKRSLQRNGELSRSASISNRSGRVQYTSANVRGQTSPSRTVSTVDMALKSDLGDHSNSFDSRTGSGYIECVFHLSSPIQPEEQQPKGSSSGLKMQSHDTFDSASPDGQTKLLENGFPHNSPQKQTGCSSSCVTWDEKTEIVEPKGQESDGDEASEMLPTICNLETQERAPVSIRNVDEMDILLVDDPVSIRNVDEMDILLVDENSPKSISGGNQIDEIESETDNYMDALNTIDSESENDFDCQTKREVEQYSSHFNNEGTEDRDNKTLGSEHHPSDLESCTASHSSSNQGMSLNSPNSVPSVCLVHEQPTLIAGKSPPSESSPVIEASADFLDGSKRESVISNLSSSTSPISNSQGPTDDKVRSSFCESQESSADVSSVHSVKFWTNGGLLGLEPSKPPDFSVSNAVNPDSRPSTCSVMQTGDPRSGKLDRLVENSVCIEKDLASKCSTSRPGDQEDGVSIKRKSWGFSSAGLDTKPEKLSDSHQSARFGHAHEQGLNVAGPVTPRTELPVVPDETGSIETNKENNENSSRGFGLGHALLINGFQRNVSLVQDEKSEPASSAKSSAFEETSGHQSVSYQTYPETDFKKQFGRESPINSLSSSPPLEQMKISFHPINGFETSKLKLKFPDGSHCNESIRDMFPSFQLVPDPATPLHDIDFDSDDDTFCRSSPCMSDDCLSHHSESNSEQWECGETLINKDHELYDALCRISSTESVSSSQELEGVAHGTIRADSGHIANGVEPSQSGLLLDLPSFDAVNPLLKQEIKDDSDPRVLLEVQYPKESMPPPPPLPPLQWRALKPDSDMAEEKQYVISEALDHLFDLKLLESTDSQHSEPVLARQQQNVEANACKPKSNVIEKQDRQKSNGQKEVNEAANGKKMDEREDFLEQIRTKSFSLRRTATPRLTVMPTPATNVSVTAILEKANAIRQAVGSDDGEDDDNWSDT, encoded by the exons ATGCCGTTGGTGAGGGTTGAGGTTAGAAACGAGTACGGATTGGGATTGCATGAACTGTACGGCGATGCGAATAGAGAAGATCCGAAGGCCGTTCTTGACGGCGTTGCTGTCGCCGGTCTTGTCGGGATCTTGCGTCAGCTAGGCGATCTCGCCGa ATTTGCTGCAGAGGTTTTTCATGGCTTACAGGAGCAAGTGACAACTACAGCTTCTAGAAGTCATAAATTGTTGGTTCGTGTACAACAAATTGAAGCTGCACTCCCTCTACTTGAGAAGTCCATACTGGCCCAAAGAAGCCACATACATTTTGCTTACACTGCTG GTTCCAACTGGCATGCCAGTAttccaaatgaacaaaatcATTTCATCTACCATGACTTGCCACGATTTATCATGGATTCCTATGAAGAATGTCGTGATCCTCCACGTTTGCACTTGCTGGACAA ATTTGATACTGGTGGCCTGGGATCCTGCTTAAAGCGATATTCAGATCCAACCTTCTTTAGGAGAGCCTCAGTTGGCTCTGATGAAGCAAATGCTGAAAAGGCCCAAAGAGATAAGGCTCGCAAAATAAAG AAGAAAAGATCATTGCAGAGGAATGGAGAATTATCTCGCAGTGCATCAATTTCGAATCGCAGTGGCAG AGTGCAATATACTTCTGCAAATGTTCGTGGGCAAACTTCTCCCTCTCGAACTGTCTCCACAGTTGACATGGCATTGAAATCTGATCTCGGAGACCATTCAAATTCTTTTGATTCAAGAACTGGGTCAGGCTATATAGAATGTGTTTTCCATCTAAGCTCCCCCATTCAACCTGAAGAACAGCAACCTAAGGGATCATCCTCTGGTTTGAAGATGCAGAGTCACGATACCTTTGATTCAGCCTCACCAGATGGACAGACCAAACTTCTAGAAAATGGTTTTCCACACAATTCACCACAGAAGCAAACTGGCTGTAGTTCATCTTGTGTTACCTGGGATGAAAAGACAGAAATAGTGGAGCCTAAGGGTCAGGAGTCTGATGGGGATGAGGCTTCAGAGATGCTCCCAACAATCTGTAACCTTGAAACACAGGAGAGGGCCCCTGTTAGCATTAGAAATGTTGACGAAATGGACATACTACTTGTTGATGACCCTGTTAGCATTAGAAATGTTGACGAAATGGACATACTGCTTGTTGATGAAAATTCTCCTAAATCAATCTCGGGAGGGAACCAGATTGATGAAATAGAAAGTGAAACAGATAATTACATGGACGCGCTTAACACCATTGATTCAGAATctgaaaatgattttgattgCCAAACGAAACGAGAAGTGGAGCAATACTCCTCCCACTTTAATAATGAAGGAACAGAAGATAGAGATAATAAGACGCTTGGGTCAGAACATCATCCATCTGATCTTGAATCTTGCACCGCATCCCACAGTTCCTCAAACCAAGGCATGTCCTTGAATTCACCCAATTCAGTTCCTTCAGTGTGTTTGGTCCATGAACAGCCAACACTAATAGCTGGCAAATCTCCTCCTTCTGAGAGCTCACCAGTCATTGAGGCAAGTGCTGATTTTCTTGATGGTTCAAAAAGGGAGTCTGTCATTAGCAATCTGTCATCCTCCACATCCCCAATTTCTAATTCTCAGGGGCCAACAGATGATAAGGTCAGAAGCAGTTTTTGTGAGTCTCAAGAATCTTCTGCTGATGTTTCCAGTGTTCATTCGGTTAAGTTTTGGACAAATGGTGGCCTGTTAGGTCTTGAGCCCTCAAAACCTCCAGACTTCAGTGTGTCAAATGCTGTAAATCCGGATTCTCGTCCTTCAACTTGCTCTGTTATGCAGACTGGTGATCCACGATCAGGGAAACTTGATAGGTTGGTTGAGAACTCTGTATGTATTGAAAAGGATCTGGCTTCTAAATGCTCTACATCACGCCCTGGTGATCAAGAAGATGGTGTCTCCATAAAGAGGAAATCTTGGGGATTTTCATCGGCTGGTTTAGATACCAAACCTGAAAAACTTAGTGATTCTCATCAGAGTGCTAGGTTTGGTCATGCCCATGAGCAGGGTTTGAATGTTGCTGGTCCTGTGACACCTAGAACTGAACTGCCAGTTGTCCCAGATGAAACCGGATCTATTGAAACCAATAAAGAGAACAATGAAAACTCATCTAGAGGGTTTGGACTTGGTCACGCATTACTCATAAATGGATTTCAAAGAAATGTATCCCTTGTCCAGGATGAAAAATCTGAACCAGCTAGCTCTGCAAAAAGTAGTGCATTTGAGGAGACAAGTGGGCACCAAAGTGTTTCATATCAAACTTATCCTGAGACTGACTTCAAAAAGCAGTTTGGCCGTGAATCTCCAATAAATTCACTTTCTTCTTCACCACCCCTTGAACAGATGAAAATATCTTTCCACCCCATAAATGGCTTCGAGACTTCCAAATTGAAACTTAAATTTCCTGATGGTAGTCACTGTAATGAAAGCATCAGAGATATGTTTCCTTCATTTCAATTGGTTCCAGATCCTGCTACTCCTTTGCATGACATTGATTTCGACTCTGATGATGACACGTTCTGTCGGTCATCTCCTTGTATGTCTGATGATTGTCTTAGCCATCACTCTGAGTCAAACTCTGAGCAGTGGGAATGTGGTGAAACTCTGATAAACAAGGATCACGAGCTATATGATGCCTTATGCAGGATCTCATCAACAGAATCTGTTTCAAGTTCTCAGGAGCTTGAGGGAGTAGCCCATGGAACCATTCGTGCAGACTCTGGACACATTGCAAATGGTGTGGAACCTTCTCAGTCTGGTCTTTTACTTGATCTTCCAAGTTTTGATGCTGTGAATCCTTTActtaaacaagaaataaaagatGATTCTGATCCAAGAGTTTTGCTGGAAGTACAATATCCTAAGGAGTCTATGCCACCGCCACCACCTCTGCCGCCACTTCAATGGCGAGCTTTGAAACCTGACTCAGATATGgcagaagaaaaacaatatgtCATATCAGAAGCTTTAGATCATTTGTTTGATCTGAAGCTCTTGGAATCTACGGATTCCCAGCACAGTGAACCAGTCCTAGCTAGGCAACAACAAAATGTGGAGGCCAATGCATGTAAACCAAAAAGCAATGTGATTGAG AAGCAGGACAGGCAGAAGTCAAATGGGCAGAAAGAAGTGAATGAGGCTGCAAATGGCAAGAAGATGGAtgaaagggaagatttccttgaGCAAATCAGAACAAAA TCGTTTAGCCTGCGACGCACAGCGACTCCAAGGCTGACGGTTATGCCAACACCCGCTACTAATGTCTCAGTCACGGCAATTCTGGAAAAGGCAAATGCAATCCGCCAG GCTGTTGGAAGTGATGATGGAGAAGACGATGATAACTGGAGTGACACTTGA
- the LOC100254926 gene encoding protein LIGHT-DEPENDENT SHORT HYPOCOTYLS 10, whose product MSNDRKRDSAEGSSRSTGEPQQQPQPLSRYESQKRRDWNTFGQYLKNQRPPVSLAQCSCNHVLEFLRYLDQFGKTKVHLHGCVFFGQPDPPAPCTCPLRQAWGSLDALIGRLRAAYEEHGGSPETNPFGNGAIRVYLREVRDCQSKARGIPYKKKKKKKNQIKPNNEAKSSKQSA is encoded by the coding sequence ATGTCGAATGACAGAAAGAGAGATTCTGCGGAAGGGTCGTCGCGATCCACCGGTGAACCGCAGCAGCAGCCGCAGCCCTTGAGCCGATACGAGTCGCAGAAACGTAGAGACTGGAACACTTTTGGGCAGTACTTGAAGAATCAGAGACCCCCAGTTTCACTGGCGCAGTGCAGCTGCAACCATGTACTTGAATTCCTTAGGTATCTGGATCAGTTCGGAAAGACCAAGGTTCATTTGCACGGCTGCGTCTTCTTTGGACAGCCAGACCCCCCAGCTCCATGCACCTGCCCTCTCAGGCAAGCTTGGGGAAGCCTTGACGCCCTCATCGGACGTCTCAGAGCTGCGTACGAAGAGCACGGCGGCTCTCCGGAGACCAACCCTTTCGGCAATGGAGCTATTCGTGTTTACCTGCGTGAAGTGAGGGACTGCCAGTCCAAGGCTAGGGGAATTCCatacaagaagaaaaagaagaagaagaatcaaaTCAAGCCAAACAACGAGGCCAAATCTTCCAAGCAGTCCGCTTAA
- the LOC100249697 gene encoding protein SCAR3 isoform X3: protein MPLVRVEVRNEYGLGLHELYGDANREDPKAVLDGVAVAGLVGILRQLGDLAEFAAEVFHGLQEQVTTTASRSHKLLVRVQQIEAALPLLEKSILAQRSHIHFAYTAGSNWHASIPNEQNHFIYHDLPRFIMDSYEECRDPPRLHLLDKFDTGGLGSCLKRYSDPTFFRRASVGSDEANAEKAQRDKARKIKKRSLQRNGELSRSASISNRSGRVQYTSANVRGQTSPSRTVSTVDMALKSDLGDHSNSFDSRTGSGYIECVFHLSSPIQPEEQQPKGSSSGLKMQSHDTFDSASPDGQTKLLENGFPHNSPQKQTGCSSSCVTWDEKTEIVEPKGQESDGDEASEMLPTICNLETQERAPVSIRNVDEMDILLVDDPVSIRNVDEMDILLVDENSPKSISGGNQIDEIESETDNYMDALNTIDSESENDFDCQTKREVEQYSSHFNNEGTEDRDNKTLGSEHHPSDLESCTASHSSSNQGMSLNSPNSVPSVCLVHEQPTLIAGKSPPSESSPVIEASADFLDGSKRESVISNLSSSTSPISNSQGPTDDKVRSSFCESQESSADVSSVHSVKFWTNGGLLGLEPSKPPDFSVSNAVNPDSRPSTCSVMQTGDPRSGKLDRLVENSVCIEKDLASKCSTSRPGDQEDGVSIKRKSWGFSSAGLDTKPEKLSDSHQSARFGHAHEQGLNVAGPVTPRTELPVVPDETGSIETNKENNENSSRGFGLGHALLINGFQRNVSLVQDEKSEPASSAKSSAFEETSGHQSVSYQTYPETDFKKQFGRESPINSLSSSPPLEQMKISFHPINGFETSKLKLKFPDGSHCNESIRDMFPSFQLVPDPATPLHDIDFDSDDDTFCRSSPCMSDDCLSHHSESNSEQWECGETLINKDHELYDALCRISSTESVSSSQELEGVAHGTIRADSGHIANGVEPSQSGLLLDLPSFDAVNPLLKQEIKDDSDPRVLLEVQYPKESMPPPPPLPPLQWRALKPDSDMAEEKQYVISEALDHLFDLKLLESTDSQHSEPVLARQQQNVEANACKPKSNVIEKQDRQKSNGQKEVNEAANGKKMDEREDFLEQIRTKSFSLRRTATPRLTVMPTPATNVSVTAILEKANAIRQAVGSDDGEDDDNWSDT from the exons ATGCCGTTGGTGAGGGTTGAGGTTAGAAACGAGTACGGATTGGGATTGCATGAACTGTACGGCGATGCGAATAGAGAAGATCCGAAGGCCGTTCTTGACGGCGTTGCTGTCGCCGGTCTTGTCGGGATCTTGCGTCAGCTAGGCGATCTCGCCGa ATTTGCTGCAGAGGTTTTTCATGGCTTACAGGAGCAAGTGACAACTACAGCTTCTAGAAGTCATAAATTGTTGGTTCGTGTACAACAAATTGAAGCTGCACTCCCTCTACTTGAGAAGTCCATACTGGCCCAAAGAAGCCACATACATTTTGCTTACACTGCTG GTTCCAACTGGCATGCCAGTAttccaaatgaacaaaatcATTTCATCTACCATGACTTGCCACGATTTATCATGGATTCCTATGAAGAATGTCGTGATCCTCCACGTTTGCACTTGCTGGACAA ATTTGATACTGGTGGCCTGGGATCCTGCTTAAAGCGATATTCAGATCCAACCTTCTTTAGGAGAGCCTCAGTTGGCTCTGATGAAGCAAATGCTGAAAAGGCCCAAAGAGATAAGGCTCGCAAAATAAAG AAAAGATCATTGCAGAGGAATGGAGAATTATCTCGCAGTGCATCAATTTCGAATCGCAGTGGCAG AGTGCAATATACTTCTGCAAATGTTCGTGGGCAAACTTCTCCCTCTCGAACTGTCTCCACAGTTGACATGGCATTGAAATCTGATCTCGGAGACCATTCAAATTCTTTTGATTCAAGAACTGGGTCAGGCTATATAGAATGTGTTTTCCATCTAAGCTCCCCCATTCAACCTGAAGAACAGCAACCTAAGGGATCATCCTCTGGTTTGAAGATGCAGAGTCACGATACCTTTGATTCAGCCTCACCAGATGGACAGACCAAACTTCTAGAAAATGGTTTTCCACACAATTCACCACAGAAGCAAACTGGCTGTAGTTCATCTTGTGTTACCTGGGATGAAAAGACAGAAATAGTGGAGCCTAAGGGTCAGGAGTCTGATGGGGATGAGGCTTCAGAGATGCTCCCAACAATCTGTAACCTTGAAACACAGGAGAGGGCCCCTGTTAGCATTAGAAATGTTGACGAAATGGACATACTACTTGTTGATGACCCTGTTAGCATTAGAAATGTTGACGAAATGGACATACTGCTTGTTGATGAAAATTCTCCTAAATCAATCTCGGGAGGGAACCAGATTGATGAAATAGAAAGTGAAACAGATAATTACATGGACGCGCTTAACACCATTGATTCAGAATctgaaaatgattttgattgCCAAACGAAACGAGAAGTGGAGCAATACTCCTCCCACTTTAATAATGAAGGAACAGAAGATAGAGATAATAAGACGCTTGGGTCAGAACATCATCCATCTGATCTTGAATCTTGCACCGCATCCCACAGTTCCTCAAACCAAGGCATGTCCTTGAATTCACCCAATTCAGTTCCTTCAGTGTGTTTGGTCCATGAACAGCCAACACTAATAGCTGGCAAATCTCCTCCTTCTGAGAGCTCACCAGTCATTGAGGCAAGTGCTGATTTTCTTGATGGTTCAAAAAGGGAGTCTGTCATTAGCAATCTGTCATCCTCCACATCCCCAATTTCTAATTCTCAGGGGCCAACAGATGATAAGGTCAGAAGCAGTTTTTGTGAGTCTCAAGAATCTTCTGCTGATGTTTCCAGTGTTCATTCGGTTAAGTTTTGGACAAATGGTGGCCTGTTAGGTCTTGAGCCCTCAAAACCTCCAGACTTCAGTGTGTCAAATGCTGTAAATCCGGATTCTCGTCCTTCAACTTGCTCTGTTATGCAGACTGGTGATCCACGATCAGGGAAACTTGATAGGTTGGTTGAGAACTCTGTATGTATTGAAAAGGATCTGGCTTCTAAATGCTCTACATCACGCCCTGGTGATCAAGAAGATGGTGTCTCCATAAAGAGGAAATCTTGGGGATTTTCATCGGCTGGTTTAGATACCAAACCTGAAAAACTTAGTGATTCTCATCAGAGTGCTAGGTTTGGTCATGCCCATGAGCAGGGTTTGAATGTTGCTGGTCCTGTGACACCTAGAACTGAACTGCCAGTTGTCCCAGATGAAACCGGATCTATTGAAACCAATAAAGAGAACAATGAAAACTCATCTAGAGGGTTTGGACTTGGTCACGCATTACTCATAAATGGATTTCAAAGAAATGTATCCCTTGTCCAGGATGAAAAATCTGAACCAGCTAGCTCTGCAAAAAGTAGTGCATTTGAGGAGACAAGTGGGCACCAAAGTGTTTCATATCAAACTTATCCTGAGACTGACTTCAAAAAGCAGTTTGGCCGTGAATCTCCAATAAATTCACTTTCTTCTTCACCACCCCTTGAACAGATGAAAATATCTTTCCACCCCATAAATGGCTTCGAGACTTCCAAATTGAAACTTAAATTTCCTGATGGTAGTCACTGTAATGAAAGCATCAGAGATATGTTTCCTTCATTTCAATTGGTTCCAGATCCTGCTACTCCTTTGCATGACATTGATTTCGACTCTGATGATGACACGTTCTGTCGGTCATCTCCTTGTATGTCTGATGATTGTCTTAGCCATCACTCTGAGTCAAACTCTGAGCAGTGGGAATGTGGTGAAACTCTGATAAACAAGGATCACGAGCTATATGATGCCTTATGCAGGATCTCATCAACAGAATCTGTTTCAAGTTCTCAGGAGCTTGAGGGAGTAGCCCATGGAACCATTCGTGCAGACTCTGGACACATTGCAAATGGTGTGGAACCTTCTCAGTCTGGTCTTTTACTTGATCTTCCAAGTTTTGATGCTGTGAATCCTTTActtaaacaagaaataaaagatGATTCTGATCCAAGAGTTTTGCTGGAAGTACAATATCCTAAGGAGTCTATGCCACCGCCACCACCTCTGCCGCCACTTCAATGGCGAGCTTTGAAACCTGACTCAGATATGgcagaagaaaaacaatatgtCATATCAGAAGCTTTAGATCATTTGTTTGATCTGAAGCTCTTGGAATCTACGGATTCCCAGCACAGTGAACCAGTCCTAGCTAGGCAACAACAAAATGTGGAGGCCAATGCATGTAAACCAAAAAGCAATGTGATTGAG AAGCAGGACAGGCAGAAGTCAAATGGGCAGAAAGAAGTGAATGAGGCTGCAAATGGCAAGAAGATGGAtgaaagggaagatttccttgaGCAAATCAGAACAAAA TCGTTTAGCCTGCGACGCACAGCGACTCCAAGGCTGACGGTTATGCCAACACCCGCTACTAATGTCTCAGTCACGGCAATTCTGGAAAAGGCAAATGCAATCCGCCAG GCTGTTGGAAGTGATGATGGAGAAGACGATGATAACTGGAGTGACACTTGA